AACAGTGAGTATATTTTGATATATCGTATCTTTTATGTTATGGCATTTGTTTTTGGATTGTCAGCTTTCTTTGTTTTTAAAAAGTTACATTATATACCTAGTGAAACAAAAGAACAAATTAAATTTAAAGGTAGCTTTAAAACAGTATTTAAAAACAAGCGTTATACTAAGTTTGTTTTAAGTTCTACAATATTTCATTTTGGATGGCAGATGGGATGGCCTTTGTTTTCCATTTACACTATAAAAACATTAGGAGCAGATGAATTTTGGATATCGATAATTAGTGTAGGGTCCGCAATTGTAATGCTCTTTTCACTTCGTATATGGCCTAGATTAATTGAAAGATATGGAAATGAGAAAATTGCGTATATTTGCACATTTGGGATGGCTATCACCCCATTATTATACGTGATATCTAATAGTCTTTTGGTTCTTGTAATATTCTCTTCTTTATCAGGAATATTTACTTCAGGGACGATTACAGTTTTATTTAGCGACATGTTAGAAGTGATCCCTGAAAAAAATAGAATTATTTATGTTGGGTATTATAATGTTTTAACAAATATTACGTTGGCAATATCACCTTTAGTAGGACATTACTTTTATGAAAAAAAAGGAATCATATATGCATTAATTATAACCAGTTTATTTAGACTTCTTGGTGGTATGGCATTTATGATTCGAGAACGTTCAGAACGAAAATATATTGAGCGGTTAGAATAAATCATAATGGATTATATCGCAAGTAGTTTCAGATAAAAATATGAATAAACATATAGCGACACCAAAATTATAATGAAACCCCATTTCTTAATTTTAATGGGGTCTTTTTAATGATATAATCAAGAGGACACTAATTCATTAGAATTAAATGTAGGTTTCATAAAGCATTTAAAAAGATACTTAATACAAGCGTTCAATCAATTTCAATGGATTACACCGAAAAGAGGCTACACAATGTCAAATTCATTTCAAAACTTTAACTTAAATCCTAACTTAATTAAATCACTTAATGTACTTAACTATAATGTTCCCACACCGATTCAATCACTGGTTATACCTGCTTTATTGAATCATAGGGACTTAGTTATTAAATCAAAGACCGGAAGTGGGAAAACCGCAGCTTTTTCAATACCCATTATTCAACATATCAAATGGGATAAAAGAGAACCCCAAGTTTTAGTTTTAACACCGACTAGAGAATTAGCTATTCAAGTTAAAGAAGATATGTTTAATATTGGAAGATTTTCAAGAATTAAAGTTGAAGCTGTTTATGGCAAATCTTCATACGAAAGCCAAGCAAAGCAACTTAAACAAAGAACACATGTCATTGTTTCTACACCGGGAAGATTAATTGATCACATCGTCAATAAAACCGTTGATTTAAGTCATATATCAGCCTTAGTCATCGATGAAGCAGATGAACTATTACGTATGGGGTTTATTGATGAAGTAGAGAGAATCATTCATTTTTTACCTCTCAAAAGATTAACAATACTTCTTTCAGCAACGATGCCAACAGATATAGAAAAATTATCTAATCTATATATGAATAACCCTGAGCTCATCGTCATCGAAGATAACGAGGTAACAGAAAATAAACTTACACAATATTATTATGAAGTAGAACAAAAAGATAAATTAAACCTCATAAATGATGTTTTAATTACCCAAAATCCTAACAGCGCAATTATTTTTTGTAATAAAAAAACAAGCTGTAGATGAAGTCTGCGAAATGATGGATGAAAAAGAATACTTAGTTAATAAGATACATGGTGATATGGAACAAAAAGATAGATTAAAAGTCATGAATGATTTCAAGCATGGTCTGTTTAGATATTTAGTTGCTACAGATGTTGCAGCAAGGGGCCTAGATATAGAGTCAGTCTCACTTATAGTGAATTATGATATACCTTATCATGTAGAAAGCTATGTGCATCGGATTGGAAGAAGTGCTAGAGCTGGAAAAGAAGGTCTGGCTATATCCTTTATTTCTAATAGGGAATCTTATTATTTAGATCAAATTAACACCTATACCAATCAAGATATCATTATGCTGGAAAAGCCAACCAAAGAAGTCGTCAACCAAGCAGTTGAAACTTTTCAAGATAGACAAACAGATGATTTAGTAATTAAGATGGATAAGGGATTTGAATTTAAAGAAGAAATTATGAAGCTTCATATTAATGCAGGAAAAAAGACTAAAATGAGAGCATCAGATATTGTGGGTACAATTTGTGCAATTCCTGGATTGACTGCAAAAGATATTGGGGTCATCACACTGTTGGATATATCAACATTTGTCGAAATACTAAATAAAAAAGGCGAGTTAGTTTTCAAAACCCTTCAAACAATGCCTATCAAAGGTCGCTTGCGTGTTGTGAGTAAAGCAAATAAAACAGAGTATGAACTCGCATATGAAGCAAGTAAAACTTTGAAATAACTGAGATGGGGTCTTTTCATTGACCTTTAAAAAGACTTATTTTTGATGGATAGAAATACAATGATCAACAAACAATACACCATTAAGCAATCTATAAATAATAGAGAACCTCAAATAAAACAAATAATCACATCTAATGATATATTTTATTTAACTGGTATAATATACTTAAAAAAAGGATGTGTTTATATGAAATACCTGAAAATGAACAATGGATTAACTATTCCAGTTTTAG
The sequence above is drawn from the Mariniplasma anaerobium genome and encodes:
- a CDS encoding MFS transporter, with protein sequence MNDKFKYNLKIFIMFGILFELMNVFYNPYAMKFLERIGGNEFHFSLINSTKGIIMIFTSLPAAFIINKIADKQKATANIVLVMAIIVLSLFFIPMLPSSYQVISFIVILTLLMVPISIYNISYQNITAEIFPLRRAKVISKRSIYTILFTTTVTIASGLIFRYFARDNSEYILIYRIFYVMAFVFGLSAFFVFKKLHYIPSETKEQIKFKGSFKTVFKNKRYTKFVLSSTIFHFGWQMGWPLFSIYTIKTLGADEFWISIISVGSAIVMLFSLRIWPRLIERYGNEKIAYICTFGMAITPLLYVISNSLLVLVIFSSLSGIFTSGTITVLFSDMLEVIPEKNRIIYVGYYNVLTNITLAISPLVGHYFYEKKGIIYALIITSLFRLLGGMAFMIRERSERKYIERLE